From Acidimicrobiales bacterium:
GCCGCCGATGGCGTAGCCGGCCACCATGGCGACGACGGGCTTGGGGCAGCGGCGGATCTGGACCTGGAGCTCCAGGACGTTGAGCCGCCCGATCCCCTTCCGGGCCACGTCGTCGTCGCCGAGGTAGCCGTCGTCGCCCCGGACCTTCTGGTCGCCGCCCGAGCAGAAGGCGAGCGGCCCCTCCCCGGTGAGGATGACGACGCCGATCCCGGGGTCGTCCTGGGCCAGGGTGAACGCCTTCGAAAGCTCGGACACCGTCTGCGGCCGGAAGGCGTTGCGCACCTCGGGACGGTTGATGGTGATCTTGGCGATGCCCTCGGCCGTCTCGTAGCGGATGTCGGTCCAGTCGCCGGAGGGCGCCCAGGCCGGCAGGGCGGGCGCATCGCCTCCCGGGGAATCGGCCATCGCGCCGGTACCCTACCGGCGTGCCGTCGCTGGTCGCCATCACGGCCGAGGGGTCGGACGGCTTCGTGCCGGCCCTCCGGGCCGCCTGGGACCGGGGCGACGCAGTGCTCCCGGTGGACCCCCGGCTCCCCCCGGCGGGACGCCGGGCGGTGTGCGAGACGCTGGGCGCCGGCCGCCCGGTGGACGACGGCGACGCCCTGGTGGTGGCCACCAGCGGGTCGACGGGCGTGCCCAAGGGCGTGGTGCTCACGTTCGACGCGCTGGCCGCCGCCGCCCGGGCCGTGTCGACCCGCCTGGCCGTCGACCCGTCGTCGGACTCGTGGCTGGCGTGCCTGCCCCTGTCGCACGTGGGCGGGCTCGGGGTGGTCGTCCGGGCGCTGCTCACCGGCACGCCGCTGACGGTGCGCCCGGCGTTCGACCCGGCCGTCGACGCCACACTGGTGTCCCTCGTCCCCACGCTGCTCGACCGTTTCGACACGTCCCGGTTCCGCGTGGTCCTGGCCGGCGGCGGCGCCGACCGGCGGGCCCGGGCGCCCAACGTGGTGCACACCTACGGGATGACCGAGACGGGCGGCGGCGTCGTCTACGACGGCGTGCCCCTCGACGGGGTGGAGGTGCGGGCGGACGAGTCGGGCCAGCTGCTGGT
This genomic window contains:
- a CDS encoding fatty acid--CoA ligase family protein, coding for MPSLVAITAEGSDGFVPALRAAWDRGDAVLPVDPRLPPAGRRAVCETLGAGRPVDDGDALVVATSGSTGVPKGVVLTFDALAAAARAVSTRLAVDPSSDSWLACLPLSHVGGLGVVVRALLTGTPLTVRPAFDPAVDATLVSLVPTLLDRFDTSRFRVVLAGGGADRRARAPNVVHTYGMTETGGGVVYDGVPLDGVEVRADESGQLLVRGPSLLRCYRDGSDPRDADGWLPTGDVGEVLRDGRVVVHGRRCDLIVTGGENVWPADVEEALRSHPGVAEVAVVARDDPEWGQRVVAVVVPRKRSAPPTLDDLRSWVKEGRPAFAAPRELVLVDALPRTASGKVARDRLLA